From the Quercus lobata isolate SW786 chromosome 6, ValleyOak3.0 Primary Assembly, whole genome shotgun sequence genome, one window contains:
- the LOC115950246 gene encoding uncharacterized protein LOC115950246 — protein MYNEIEGNYDDVAISTFKRGLLIEHGLRKSLTGKPVTSVRQLMDRIDKYKRSGSTGAQAVHAVFWEPLHKILEKVKNESFFQWPSRMAGDPAKRNQNLYCEYHQEPGHIIDDCRNLKNHLDWLIREGKLRHLLHHPVGRQEQPSIEVRQSTLRPPTGSHPFRVMSVARLSMEADDRESKRVKGMVLPILGFSDEDKVGTTQPHDDTLVVTLRIGGYDMRRVTRAVPWR, from the exons atgtataacgaGATAGAGGGAAATTACGATGACGTCGCCATCAGCACATTCAAGAGAGGCCTACTGATAGAGCACGGTTTAAGAAAGTCCCTGACTGGGAAACCGGTCACCagcgtgcgccaactcatggatCGAATCGACAAGTACAAGAGG TCTGGATCTACCGGGGCACaggcagtccatgctgtgttcTGGGAACCATTACATAAGATCTtagagaaggtcaagaatgaATCGTTCTTTCAATGGCCAAGTAGGATGGCAGGCGACCCTGCAAAGCGTAACCAGAACCTATATTGTGAGTATCACCAGGAACCTGGCCACATCATCGATGACTGCAGAAATCTGAAAAACCACTTGGACTGGCTGATCCGAGAGGGAAAGCTGAGACACCTCTTGCATCATCCTGTTGGACGGCAGGAGCAGCCGAGCATCGAGGTAAGGCAAAGCACATTGAGACCGCCCACTGGCTCCCATCCTTTCAGAGTGATGTCGGTGGCCCGACTCTCCATGGAAGCTGACGACCGGGAGTCTAAGAGGGTCAAAGGGATGGTCTTGCCCATACTCGGATTCTCAGATGAGGATAAAGTTGGAACCACCCAGCCCCACGACGATACTCTAGTTGTCACACTCAGGATTGGGGGATATGACATGAGGAGGGTGACCAGGGCAGTGCCGTGGAGGTAA